A genomic stretch from Vanrija pseudolonga chromosome 6, complete sequence includes:
- the SET5 gene encoding putative protein lysine methyltransferase SET5 has translation MATTSPSDDELVAAVKVVREAHPALGIVKLWAQLKIDRPGWAVSEKRFRKALSATGDGASSSSTAAPKPKKNELVAQTGLDATLDITAVAPKVKAKMFGGTKGKGVVAKAKIQAGEVLWQEEPWIACPDPGFKPHLAARRLCANCLTQWDPVPPMAVACPSCADAHFCNRLCLSRARPHVSHHELLCEGANPAAKEINSLVTAREWRSLDVVARIVARWRGERAWGEPGAADAVEKRVWGSIARVNMETREAEKADWPTRKDFTTRQWQLGHAAVVAALNPPPESKAHKRFTQLLQSKAKGRKVTPLSSEEEARWFSYESFLELLGLVNINMEDSGGLYAVHAHLNHSCDPNVMVRNLPKGYVAPTEAQLPAELPARNPPGVRGTNKLTILARRTIHPGDECTISYVDQSLPWDVRRQALRDGYGFWCECVRCEKERIEEEKEAARKATAREAVAKAMANHAEAKKAAKDGAVDELTAKVDELAVDDML, from the exons ATGGCGACCACTTCGccctcggacgacgagctcgtcgccgccgttaAGGTCGTGCGGGAGGCGCACccggcgctcggcatcgtcaAGCTCTGGGCACAGCTCAAGATCGACCGGCCCGGGTGGGCCGTGAGCGAGAAGCGGTTCCGCAAGGCGCTCAGCGCgaccggcgacggcgcgtcgtcgtcatctacAGCAGCCCCGAAGCCGAAGAAGAACGAGCTCGTCGCACAgaccggcctcgacgccacaCTGGACATTACGGCCGTGGCGCCcaaggtcaaggccaagatGTTCGGCGGGacgaagggcaagggcgtggtcgccaaggccaagattCAGGCGGGCGAGGTTCTGTGGCAGGAGGAGCCGTGGATCGCGTGTCCTGATCC CGGCTTCAAGCCACACctggccgcgcggcgcctgTGCGCCAACTGCCTGACGCAGTGGGACCCCGTGCCGCCCATGGCCGTCGCGTGCCCCTCGTGTGCCGACGCGCACTTCTGCAACCGGCTGTGTCTgtcccgcgcgcgcccgcacgTAAGCCACCACGAGCTGCTGTGCGAGGgtgccaaccccgccgcgaAGGAGATCAACAGCCTCGTgacggcgcgcgagtggCGCAGCCTCGACGTGGTGGCGCGCATCGTCGCGCGCTggcgtggcgagcgcgcaTGGGGCGAGCctggcgccgctgacgccgtcgagaagCGTGTGTGGGGCAGCATTGCGCGCGTCAACATGGAGActcgcgaggccgagaaggccgactG GCCAACGCGCAAGGACTTTACGacgcggcagtggcagctcgggcacgcggccgtcgtcgcggcgctcaacccGCCGCCCGAGTCCAAGGCGCACAAGCGCTTCACCCAGCTCCTCCAGTCCAAGGCGAAGGGGCGCAAGGTGACGCCGCTgagcagcgaggaggaggcccgGTGGTTCAGCTACGAGTCgttcctcgagctgctcggcctcgtcaacaTCAACATGGAGGACTCGGGCGGGCTGTACGCGGTCCACGCGCACCTGAACCACTCGTGCGACCCGAACGTCATGGTGCGCAACCTGCCCAAGGGGTACGTTGCGCCGACGGAGGCGCagctgcccgccgagctgccggcgCGTAACCCGCCCGGCGTGCGGGGCACGAACAAGCTCACgatcctcgcgcgccgcaccatCCACCCGGGGGACGAATGTACCATCTCGTATGTCGACCAGTCGCTCCCGTGGGACGTGCGCCGCCAGGCCCTGCGCGACGGCTACGGCTTCTGGTGCGAGTGCGTCCGCTGCGAGAAGGAGCgcatcgaggaggagaaggaggccgcgcgcaaggccacggcgcgcgaggccgtcgccaaggccatgGCCAACCATGCcgaggcgaagaaggccgccaaggacggcgccgTGGACGAGTTAaccgccaaggtcgacgagctcgccgtcgacgacatgTTGTAG
- the RKM4 gene encoding Ribosomal lysine N-methyltransferase 4, with translation MTAFDPSDLVSSFKAAGAWYNDDAMSLAPIPNMGWGAVARKPIAAHTPLFRIPLDYLLTPWTSSLKSHLTDAEWDALDGGWARLILCMMWEESRADSKWGGYLRNMPREFDSPMFWGEADRAELAGTDIENRIGKSDAEADYHAKLAPLLAARADLFPAGSEHFSLDAYHVQGSRILSRSFTIPISRAGGPITEPEEDEDGDEDEEEEVAVMVPMADMLNAAYERDNARLFADGEDDEDEEGEGEKHDFGEGFTMISTRDIAEGEQIYNTYASPPNSELLRKYGHVDILPLPEEVTALLSPEELGDWAFGNAGDEVEIPGTLVVEAAAARGISDAEARVDFWLDQGGDDTFGLTYSPDGNLEPPLVPFIRLLTSAEDWERAQKKGKLPKSVVDAPVLDVLEAVVRARAAKYPQTIAADLAVVSADGPLNARNAAVVRLGEKRILAATLRVVERERERIKAEEGKRKAGGKEERAAKRRK, from the exons ATGACCGCCTTCGACCCCTCCGACCTCGTGAGCTCGTTCAAGGCCGCGGGGGCATGGTACAATGACGACGCCATGTCGCTGGCCCCGATCCCCAACATGGGCTGGGGGGCGGTCGCGCGCAAGCCCATCGCGGCCCACACGCCGCTGTTCCGCATCCCGCTCGACTACCTCCTCACGCCGTGGACCTCGTCGCTCAAGTCCCACCTCACCGATGCCGAGtgggacgcgctcgacggcggctggGCCCGCCTCATCCTCTGCATGATGTGGGAGGAGAGCCGCGCCGACTCCAAGTGGGGCGGATACCTGCGTAACATGCCGCGCGAGTTCGACTCGCCCATGTTCTGGGGGGAGGcggaccgcgccgagctggcgggcaCGGACATTGAGA ACAGGATAGGAAAatccgacgccgaggcagacTACCACGCCAAGCTTGCGCCCCTCCTTGCTGCCCGGGCCGACCTGTTCCCGGCCGGCTCGGAGCACTTCTCCCTCGACGCATACCACGTGCAGGGGTCGCGTATCCTCTCGCGGTCGTTCACCATCCCGATCTCGCGTGCAGGAGGGCCCATCACCGAGCcagaagaggacgaggacggcgacgaggacgaggaagaggaagtCGCAGTCATGGTGCCCATGGCGGACATGCTGAACGCCGCGTACGAGCGCGACAATGCACGCCTgttcgccgacggcgaggacgacgaggacgaggaaggcgaagGGGAGAAGCACGACTTTGGCGAGGGGTTCACCATGATCTCCACGCGGGAtatcgccgagggcgagcagatT TACAACACGTACGCTTCGCCGCCCAACTCGGAGCTCCTGAGGAAGTACGGGCACGTCGATATCCTCCCCTTACCAGAGGAGGTGACAGCGCTGCTCTcgcccgaggagctgggtGACTGGGCGTTCGGCaacgcgggcgacgaggtcgagatccCCGGCACGCTGGTGGTtgaggcggctgcggcgcgggggatCAGCGACGCGGAAGCGCGAGTCGACTTCTGGCTCGAccagggcggcgacgacacctTCGGCCTCACCTACTCGCCAGATGGCAACCTCGAGCCCCCGCTCGTGCCGTTCATCCGGCTGCTCACGAGCGCCGAAGACTGGGAGCGCGCGcagaagaagggcaagctGCCCAAgtcggtcgtcgacgcgcccgtgctcgacgtgctcgaggccgtcgtgcGTGCCCGCGCAGCCAAGTACCCGCAGACCATTGCggccgaccttgccgttgTGTCCGCCGACGGGCCGCTGAACGCGCGCaacgcggccgtcgtgcgcctcggcgagaaGCGTATCCTTGCTGCTACGCTGCGTGTGgtggagcgcgagcgagagcggataaaggccgaggaggggaAGCGTAAAGCTGGTGGCAAGGAGGAGAGGGCTGCCAAGCGTAGAAAGTAG